Proteins co-encoded in one Streptomyces sp. NBC_00091 genomic window:
- a CDS encoding chitosanase, with amino-acid sequence MTVAALLGAALLAAPVTAHATAEPAAAPAAGPALPVTSAAATGLDDPAKKDIAMRIVSSAENSSLDWKAQYKYIEDIGDGRGYTAGIIGFCSGTGDMLDLVEYYTQVKPGNVLAKYLPALRKVDGTDSHAGLDPNFTRDWAKAAQDTEFKKAQDHERDRVYFNPAVKQGKSDGVGTLGQFIYYDAIVMHGDGGDPTSFRNIRGRALTKAKPPAQGGNETAWLNAFLDARVRAMKQEEAHSDTSRVDTAQRVFLKKGNLRLDTPLDWKVYGDPYHIG; translated from the coding sequence ATGACGGTCGCCGCCCTGCTCGGCGCCGCACTCCTCGCGGCCCCCGTCACGGCGCACGCCACCGCCGAGCCGGCCGCCGCCCCCGCGGCCGGACCCGCCCTACCGGTCACGTCCGCCGCCGCGACCGGACTCGACGACCCGGCGAAGAAGGACATCGCCATGCGGATCGTCTCCAGCGCCGAGAACTCCTCGCTCGACTGGAAGGCGCAGTACAAGTACATCGAGGACATAGGCGACGGCCGCGGCTACACCGCCGGCATCATCGGCTTCTGTTCCGGCACCGGCGACATGCTCGACCTCGTCGAGTACTACACCCAGGTCAAGCCGGGCAACGTACTCGCCAAGTACCTCCCCGCCCTGCGCAAGGTCGACGGCACCGACTCGCACGCCGGCCTCGACCCGAACTTCACCAGGGACTGGGCGAAGGCCGCCCAGGACACCGAGTTCAAGAAGGCCCAGGACCACGAACGCGACCGGGTCTACTTCAACCCGGCCGTCAAGCAGGGCAAGTCCGACGGCGTCGGCACCCTCGGCCAGTTCATCTACTACGACGCCATCGTCATGCACGGCGACGGCGGCGACCCCACCAGCTTCCGCAACATCCGGGGGCGCGCCCTCACCAAGGCCAAGCCCCCGGCCCAGGGCGGCAACGAGACCGCCTGGCTGAACGCCTTCCTCGACGCCCGCGTCCGGGCGATGAAGCAGGAGGAGGCGCACAGCGACACCAGCCGCGTCGACACCGCCCAGCGGGTCTTCCTGAAGAAGGGCAACCTGCGCCTCGACACCCCCCTCGACTGGAAGGTCTACGGGGACCCCTACCACATCGGCTGA
- the corA gene encoding magnesium/cobalt transporter CorA yields the protein MFSNLRRAVRRGYRRAVDLSHPARSPLGSAVVNCVVYQDGVRQDGCAEAEEAVRRVRKSGEGFVWIGLHEPSQQELAGLAALFGLHPLAVEDAVNAHQRPKVERYDETLFAVFKTVRYVEHEELTATSEVVETGELMAFIGADFVITIRHGGRGTLGPVREALEAEPEQLAKGPAAVLHAMADHVVDDYVAVTDAVQSDMDAVETAVFSEHGGRGDAGRIYQLKRELLELRRAVAPLSRPLQHLATQPIPVIPPEIRAYFRDVADHLSRATEQIGAYDGLLDSILQAHLAQVTVAQNEDMRKITAWAAIVAVPTMVCGVYGMNFDHMPELRWTYGYPLVLSVMAVACFLIHRGFRRNGWL from the coding sequence ATGTTCAGCAACCTGCGCCGGGCCGTGCGCCGCGGCTACCGACGTGCGGTCGACCTCAGCCACCCCGCCCGCTCCCCGCTCGGCAGCGCCGTCGTCAACTGCGTGGTCTACCAGGACGGCGTCCGCCAGGACGGCTGCGCCGAGGCGGAGGAGGCCGTGCGCCGGGTCCGCAAGAGCGGCGAGGGCTTCGTCTGGATCGGCCTGCACGAGCCCTCGCAGCAGGAGCTCGCCGGGCTCGCCGCCCTCTTCGGCCTGCACCCCCTCGCCGTCGAGGACGCCGTCAACGCCCATCAGCGCCCCAAGGTGGAGCGCTACGACGAGACCCTCTTCGCCGTCTTCAAGACCGTCCGCTACGTGGAGCACGAGGAGCTGACCGCGACCAGCGAGGTGGTGGAGACCGGCGAGCTGATGGCCTTCATCGGCGCGGACTTCGTCATCACCATCCGGCACGGCGGCCGCGGCACCCTCGGCCCCGTCCGGGAGGCCCTGGAAGCCGAGCCGGAACAGCTGGCCAAGGGGCCGGCGGCCGTGCTGCACGCGATGGCGGACCACGTGGTCGACGACTACGTGGCCGTCACGGACGCCGTGCAGAGCGACATGGACGCCGTGGAGACGGCCGTCTTCAGCGAGCACGGCGGCCGCGGCGACGCGGGCCGCATCTACCAGCTCAAGCGCGAACTCCTCGAACTGCGGCGGGCGGTGGCGCCGCTGAGCCGGCCGCTCCAGCACCTGGCCACGCAGCCGATACCGGTCATCCCGCCGGAGATCCGCGCCTACTTCCGAGACGTCGCCGACCACCTGTCGCGGGCCACCGAGCAGATCGGCGCCTACGACGGCCTCCTCGACTCCATCCTCCAGGCCCACCTCGCGCAGGTGACGGTCGCCCAGAACGAGGACATGCGCAAGATCACGGCCTGGGCGGCGATCGTGGCCGTCCCGACCATGGTCTGCGGGGTCTACGGCATGAACTTCGACCACATGCCCGAACTGCGCTGGACCTACGGGTACCCGCTGGTCCTCTCCGTGATGGCGGTCGCCTGCTTCCTCATCCACCGGGGCTTCCGGCGCAACGGCTGGCTCTGA
- a CDS encoding dihydrofolate reductase family protein has translation MRKITAELFVSLDGVVEAPHEWHFPYFDDRMGAAVDAVVGAADTLLLGRRTYDSFAGAWPGREAAGGEDAAFAKGLGDARKIVVSRQPLEFTWRNSELLGGELVEAVRALKNEPGDGPIAMSGSVSVVRQLLAAGVLDRLHLLVHPIAVRKGMRLFDEGEPAIPLRLVSCEAFETGVLNLFYAPAEPPGQATYEDAKSHLPQSGAD, from the coding sequence ATGAGGAAGATCACCGCAGAGCTGTTCGTCTCGCTCGACGGCGTCGTGGAGGCGCCCCACGAGTGGCACTTCCCGTACTTCGACGACCGGATGGGCGCGGCCGTCGACGCCGTCGTCGGCGCCGCCGACACCCTGCTCCTCGGCCGCAGGACCTACGACAGCTTCGCCGGGGCGTGGCCCGGACGGGAAGCGGCCGGAGGGGAGGACGCCGCCTTCGCCAAGGGCCTCGGCGACGCCCGGAAGATCGTCGTGTCCCGGCAGCCGCTCGAGTTCACCTGGCGCAACTCCGAACTGCTCGGCGGGGAACTCGTCGAGGCGGTCAGGGCGTTGAAGAACGAGCCGGGCGACGGCCCGATCGCGATGAGCGGCTCGGTCTCCGTCGTCCGCCAGCTGCTCGCCGCCGGGGTGCTGGACCGGCTGCACCTGCTGGTCCACCCGATCGCGGTGCGCAAGGGCATGCGCCTCTTCGACGAGGGCGAGCCCGCGATCCCGCTCAGACTGGTCTCCTGCGAGGCCTTCGAGACCGGCGTGCTGAACCTCTTCTACGCCCCCGCCGAGCCGCCCGGCCAGGCGACTTACGAGGACGCCAAGTCCCACCTGCCGCAGTCCGGAGCCGACTGA
- a CDS encoding molybdopterin-binding protein: protein MESYTIGQAARLLGVSVDTARRWADADRFPTRREGARRMVDGPDLAAFCVEAAQEGGEGEEAPYTSARNAFPGIVTGVKLGTVDAQVEIQAGPHRIVSLLTREAVEELGLEVGARATARVKSTSVFVDRG, encoded by the coding sequence ATGGAGTCCTACACCATCGGTCAGGCGGCCCGGCTGCTCGGCGTCAGCGTGGACACGGCGCGGCGCTGGGCCGACGCCGACCGCTTCCCCACCCGCCGGGAGGGCGCGCGGCGCATGGTCGACGGGCCGGACCTGGCGGCGTTCTGCGTCGAGGCGGCGCAGGAGGGCGGCGAGGGGGAGGAGGCCCCGTACACCTCGGCGCGCAACGCCTTCCCCGGCATCGTCACCGGTGTGAAGCTCGGCACCGTCGACGCCCAGGTCGAGATCCAGGCCGGCCCGCACCGCATCGTCTCCCTGCTCACCCGGGAGGCGGTCGAGGAGCTGGGCCTGGAGGTGGGCGCGCGGGCCACCGCACGGGTGAAGTCGACCAGCGTCTTCGTCGACCGGGGCTGA
- a CDS encoding LysE/ArgO family amino acid transporter has product MTNGITTALLAGFGTGLSLIVAIGAQNAFVLRQGARRHAVLAVVAICAVSDALLIGLGVAGVGAFVTAWPAALTAVGIAGGAFLICYGILAARRVLRPAPGAALDTGGAAAGSARAAVLTCLAMTWLNPHVYLDTVLLLGSLAADRGDLRWAFGIGAGLASLTWFGALGYGARLLSGLLARPASWRVLDGLVATTMVTMGGLLLVRA; this is encoded by the coding sequence ATGACGAACGGCATCACCACAGCTCTCCTGGCGGGTTTCGGCACCGGCCTCTCCCTCATCGTCGCCATCGGCGCGCAGAACGCCTTCGTGCTGCGCCAGGGCGCACGCCGGCACGCCGTCCTGGCGGTGGTCGCCATCTGCGCCGTGTCCGACGCGCTCCTCATCGGCCTCGGCGTGGCCGGCGTCGGTGCCTTCGTCACCGCCTGGCCCGCCGCCCTGACGGCTGTCGGGATCGCCGGGGGCGCCTTCCTGATCTGCTACGGGATCCTCGCGGCCCGGCGGGTGCTGCGCCCCGCCCCGGGCGCGGCCCTCGACACCGGGGGCGCCGCCGCCGGTTCCGCCCGCGCGGCGGTGCTCACCTGCCTGGCCATGACCTGGCTCAACCCGCACGTCTACCTCGACACCGTCCTGCTGCTGGGCTCGCTGGCCGCCGACCGGGGCGATCTGCGCTGGGCCTTCGGGATCGGGGCCGGGCTGGCGAGCCTGACCTGGTTCGGCGCCCTCGGCTACGGCGCCCGGCTGCTCAGCGGCCTGCTCGCCCGGCCGGCCTCCTGGCGGGTGCTGGACGGGCTGGTCGCCACGACCATGGTCACGATGGGCGGGCTGCTCCTCGTACGGGCCTGA
- a CDS encoding serine/threonine-protein kinase, producing MPSGQANDGDLVGKALGGRYRVTEMIGRGGMGVVARAVDEVLGREVAVKLLRAYTDASPAELADLRTRMQREAQAAARIRHGGVVTVHDVTEEQGLPVIVMELVDGPSLDDVVSQRGALDPYEAAAIGAKLMDALDAAHRAGVLHRDVKPGNVLLERGGRVVLTDFGIATMETSDDEAMAKLTRSGELVGSLDYLPPERAQGREPGPASDIWSLGMTLYAAVEGVSPFRRTSVWSTMAAIVAEPLPEPRRAGALAPVLLALMAKEPEHRPTADQARAMLEQVAAGGAGAAPAPVPAPVAPAPVPPTPTAPSVLAAAPGFGPPPAAVDVSFPQPYAPAPQPGFPPQAPPQGPPLGPAQGPPQGPPQGQPSGEPLTVRGQGMAGADRARRRGRAAIAVAVVAVLAAGGVTYAVTKGSGGDRVRAGKPTPAPGNGSPAAGGLPGTDPSGPSPSGSGPQAKPSASASASKKPGTPSPSTTGSSPASAKPSPVPTGCSGWTHKDPKPGTYGYISGDHHLLAAPYQQCSPGALVKDGTKLWYHCYIVNSFGNQWTFVRVDGTNATGWLYNRDLTRQKGSSPPC from the coding sequence GTGCCATCGGGGCAGGCAAACGACGGAGACCTGGTCGGCAAGGCACTCGGGGGGCGCTACCGGGTGACCGAGATGATCGGCCGCGGCGGTATGGGAGTGGTCGCCCGGGCGGTCGACGAGGTGCTGGGCCGGGAGGTGGCCGTCAAGCTGCTGCGGGCCTACACCGACGCGAGCCCCGCCGAACTGGCCGACCTGCGGACCCGGATGCAGCGCGAGGCGCAGGCCGCCGCGCGCATCCGGCACGGCGGGGTGGTCACCGTGCACGACGTGACCGAGGAGCAGGGCCTGCCGGTCATCGTGATGGAGCTCGTCGACGGTCCCTCGCTCGACGACGTGGTGTCGCAGCGCGGCGCGCTGGACCCGTACGAGGCCGCCGCGATCGGCGCGAAGCTGATGGACGCGCTCGACGCCGCGCACCGGGCCGGTGTCCTGCACCGGGACGTGAAGCCGGGCAACGTGCTGCTGGAGCGGGGCGGCCGGGTCGTGCTCACCGACTTCGGCATCGCCACCATGGAGACCTCCGACGACGAGGCGATGGCCAAGCTGACCCGCAGCGGTGAGCTGGTCGGCTCGCTCGACTACCTTCCGCCGGAGCGCGCGCAGGGCAGGGAGCCCGGTCCGGCCTCGGACATCTGGTCGCTCGGGATGACCCTGTACGCGGCGGTGGAGGGCGTCTCGCCCTTCCGCCGGACCTCGGTGTGGTCCACGATGGCCGCGATCGTCGCCGAACCGCTGCCCGAGCCCCGGCGGGCGGGGGCGCTCGCGCCCGTGCTGCTGGCGCTGATGGCGAAGGAGCCGGAGCACCGCCCCACCGCCGACCAGGCCCGCGCGATGCTGGAGCAGGTGGCGGCCGGCGGCGCCGGGGCGGCTCCCGCGCCGGTCCCCGCCCCGGTGGCTCCCGCCCCGGTCCCGCCGACCCCCACCGCGCCGTCCGTCCTCGCGGCCGCCCCCGGCTTCGGGCCCCCGCCCGCGGCCGTCGACGTATCGTTTCCGCAGCCCTACGCCCCGGCTCCCCAACCCGGCTTCCCCCCGCAGGCGCCGCCACAGGGTCCGCCCCTGGGGCCGGCCCAAGGCCCGCCCCAAGGCCCGCCCCAGGGCCAGCCGTCCGGGGAGCCGCTCACGGTCCGCGGGCAGGGCATGGCGGGCGCGGACCGGGCGCGGCGCCGCGGCCGTGCCGCGATAGCCGTGGCGGTCGTCGCCGTACTCGCCGCCGGCGGTGTCACCTACGCCGTGACCAAGGGCAGCGGCGGCGACCGGGTGCGGGCGGGGAAGCCGACACCGGCGCCCGGCAACGGCTCCCCGGCGGCAGGCGGCCTGCCGGGGACGGACCCCTCGGGCCCCTCGCCCTCGGGCTCCGGGCCCCAGGCCAAGCCGTCCGCCTCCGCCTCCGCCTCGAAGAAGCCGGGCACGCCCTCGCCCTCCACGACGGGGTCCTCGCCCGCCTCCGCCAAGCCGAGCCCCGTACCGACGGGCTGCAGCGGCTGGACCCACAAGGACCCGAAGCCGGGCACCTACGGCTACATCTCCGGCGACCACCACCTGCTGGCCGCGCCGTACCAGCAGTGCTCCCCGGGCGCCCTGGTCAAGGACGGTACGAAGCTCTGGTACCACTGCTACATCGTCAACTCGTTCGGCAACCAGTGGACGTTCGTGCGCGTGGACGGCACGAACGCCACCGGGTGGCTGTACAACCGCGATCTGACCCGCCAGAAGGGCTCGTCGCCCCCGTGTTAG
- a CDS encoding DUF6153 family protein, producing MRTSTQAGRARRPSGLPARLLLVLAVLTGLVAMHGLGPGAAPPPAAHAAAHAEAAGHASADACGCTHAGDPAHEGSGGGHAQHADPTCAASGTSGAPVLPAPAAAPGGVPAAAEGSYGIAPGATACGRAPPSLSELQLLRV from the coding sequence ATGAGGACGAGTACGCAGGCCGGACGCGCGAGGAGGCCCTCCGGGCTGCCCGCCCGCCTGCTCCTCGTCCTGGCCGTGCTCACCGGGCTCGTGGCCATGCACGGCCTCGGCCCGGGAGCGGCCCCGCCGCCCGCCGCGCACGCGGCGGCCCACGCCGAAGCCGCAGGGCACGCCTCGGCCGACGCCTGCGGCTGCACCCACGCGGGCGACCCCGCGCACGAGGGCTCCGGCGGCGGGCACGCCCAGCACGCCGACCCCACCTGCGCGGCGTCCGGCACCAGCGGCGCCCCGGTGCTGCCCGCGCCGGCGGCCGCGCCCGGCGGCGTTCCCGCCGCAGCCGAGGGCTCGTACGGCATCGCGCCCGGGGCGACGGCGTGCGGACGCGCGCCTCCCTCACTCAGCGAACTGCAACTCCTGCGCGTATAG
- a CDS encoding glycosyltransferase family 87 protein, whose translation MDDAPARARIPVTVTLLLLAALAAVLVTAVRYDGYAADPAGLLLRYAAAWALFGAAAWSLRRVPARRVAPLVAAGALMVAAAGLTGPPLTSTDSFRYAWDGRVQAAGFSPYDHAPADPALRALRDDWLFPRGAAACAGPDRVAVEPGVCTRINRPAVHTVYPPVAEGYFALVHALSPPGVRHKALQAGGALLALGVTGTLLLVLRRRRADPRTAAYWAWCPAVAVEAVNNAHVDVLAVLLSVAALGVVVRRRALGGALFGLAVAAKLLPAVLLPGALAGVRRWRDAAALLVPVAAVVALTYLPYVLASRSSVFGYLGGYAEEEGYEDPGAGGRYALLRLVLPDSWAVPAVALGMLAVVVYVWRRGDPERPWSGALLVTGAAFLLMTPGYSWYALLLVALVALDGRAEWLGVAAAGAAVYVGGRLAGGAAVEVAYGLAGAAVLAGWAVRRRARGVSQPMW comes from the coding sequence ATGGACGACGCCCCCGCCCGCGCCCGGATCCCGGTCACCGTGACCCTCCTGCTGCTCGCCGCCCTGGCGGCCGTGCTCGTCACGGCCGTCCGGTACGACGGCTACGCCGCCGACCCGGCCGGGCTGTTGCTGCGGTACGCCGCCGCCTGGGCCCTCTTCGGCGCGGCCGCCTGGTCGCTGCGCCGGGTTCCGGCCCGGCGCGTGGCCCCGCTGGTGGCGGCCGGGGCGCTGATGGTGGCGGCCGCCGGGCTGACCGGGCCGCCGCTGACCAGTACCGACTCCTTCCGCTACGCCTGGGACGGCCGGGTGCAGGCCGCCGGGTTCTCCCCGTACGACCACGCCCCGGCGGATCCCGCGCTGCGGGCCCTGCGCGACGACTGGCTGTTCCCGCGCGGTGCGGCGGCCTGCGCCGGCCCGGACCGCGTCGCGGTGGAGCCGGGGGTGTGCACGCGGATCAACCGGCCGGCGGTGCACACCGTCTACCCGCCCGTCGCGGAGGGGTACTTCGCCCTGGTGCACGCCCTCTCGCCGCCGGGCGTGCGCCACAAGGCCCTGCAGGCCGGCGGGGCCCTGCTGGCGCTGGGGGTCACCGGGACGCTGCTGCTGGTGCTGCGGCGTCGGCGCGCGGATCCGCGTACGGCCGCGTACTGGGCGTGGTGCCCGGCCGTGGCGGTGGAGGCGGTGAACAACGCGCACGTGGACGTGCTGGCCGTGCTGCTGTCGGTGGCCGCTCTGGGTGTGGTGGTGCGCCGACGGGCCCTGGGCGGCGCGCTGTTCGGGCTGGCCGTCGCGGCGAAGCTGCTGCCCGCCGTCCTGCTGCCGGGCGCGCTGGCCGGCGTACGGCGGTGGCGGGACGCGGCGGCGCTGCTGGTGCCGGTGGCGGCGGTGGTGGCGCTGACGTACCTGCCGTACGTCCTGGCCTCCCGTTCCTCGGTCTTCGGCTACCTGGGCGGCTACGCCGAGGAGGAGGGGTACGAGGATCCGGGCGCGGGCGGCCGCTACGCGCTGCTGCGGCTGGTGCTGCCGGACTCCTGGGCGGTGCCCGCGGTGGCGCTCGGGATGCTCGCGGTGGTGGTGTACGTGTGGCGGCGCGGTGATCCCGAACGGCCGTGGAGCGGGGCCCTGCTGGTGACGGGGGCGGCCTTCCTGCTGATGACCCCGGGGTACTCCTGGTACGCGCTGCTGCTGGTGGCGCTGGTGGCGCTGGACGGCCGCGCCGAGTGGCTGGGGGTCGCGGCGGCGGGGGCGGCGGTGTACGTCGGCGGGCGGCTCGCGGGCGGGGCGGCGGTGGAGGTGGCGTACGGGCTGGCGGGCGCGGCGGTGCTCGCCGGGTGGGCGGTGCGCCGCCGCGCCCGGGGGGTGTCTCAGCCGATGTGGTAG
- a CDS encoding NUDIX hydrolase — translation MPDRPSPEAVRAYYAAQPAPLVAATGIVLDPQGRVLVLTTSYKDDLELPGGTVEDTETPEEGLARELKEELDLSVPVGRLLAVDCCPPGALGRSIVVHVHLVGPLSTAGVEGISFADGEVSDARWLGPEEAAEQLPARLAPRLRAGLAALYSGSVAHLVDGVPQPGSPAGLDPADRAALEHAGGYDSAGHRAARPKALTAANVLFTDGAGGVLLVRPGYGEPDRWLLPGGGVDSDLGETPRAAAAREVREEIGLDLAPGRLLAVNWTHRPGYPARIRFLYDGGVLGPADLAAIRLPATELLEWRTARREELRGLVKPQLRRQIEACLTALAEGTGPLELHSGRPVGPA, via the coding sequence GTGCCCGACCGCCCGTCGCCCGAGGCCGTGCGCGCCTATTACGCCGCCCAGCCGGCCCCGCTCGTCGCCGCGACCGGGATCGTCCTGGACCCGCAGGGACGGGTCCTCGTCCTGACCACCTCCTACAAGGACGACCTCGAACTGCCCGGCGGCACGGTGGAGGACACCGAGACCCCGGAGGAGGGGCTGGCCCGGGAGCTGAAGGAGGAGCTGGACCTGTCCGTCCCCGTCGGCCGGCTGCTGGCCGTGGACTGCTGCCCGCCCGGCGCGCTCGGCCGCTCGATCGTGGTGCACGTGCACCTCGTGGGGCCGCTGAGCACCGCCGGGGTCGAGGGGATCTCCTTCGCGGACGGGGAGGTCTCCGACGCCCGCTGGCTCGGCCCGGAGGAGGCCGCCGAGCAGCTGCCCGCCCGGCTCGCGCCCCGGCTGCGCGCCGGCCTGGCCGCGCTGTACTCCGGCTCCGTCGCGCACCTGGTCGACGGCGTACCGCAGCCCGGCTCCCCCGCCGGCCTCGATCCGGCGGACCGCGCGGCCCTGGAACACGCGGGCGGCTACGACTCGGCCGGCCACCGCGCGGCCCGGCCCAAGGCGCTCACCGCCGCGAACGTGCTGTTCACCGACGGGGCCGGCGGGGTCCTGCTCGTCCGGCCCGGCTACGGCGAGCCGGACCGCTGGCTGCTCCCCGGCGGCGGCGTGGACAGCGACCTCGGCGAGACCCCGCGGGCGGCGGCCGCGCGCGAGGTCCGCGAGGAGATCGGCCTGGACCTGGCCCCCGGCCGCCTCCTCGCCGTCAACTGGACCCACCGGCCCGGCTATCCGGCGCGGATCCGGTTCCTGTACGACGGCGGAGTCCTCGGCCCGGCCGACCTCGCCGCGATCCGGCTGCCTGCGACCGAGCTGTTGGAGTGGCGCACGGCTCGCCGGGAGGAGCTGCGGGGCCTGGTCAAACCGCAGCTGCGCCGCCAGATCGAGGCCTGCCTGACGGCCCTGGCCGAAGGCACCGGCCCGCTGGAACTCCACTCGGGCCGCCCGGTGGGCCCGGCCTGA
- a CDS encoding DUF305 domain-containing protein, with protein sequence MTAKRSLIRRTTALAAATTAALVLAACGGKADSGSTPHNSHEGTASASASASAQPSTAQGANNTADTAFAKGMIPHHRQALEMAGLAATRAESAEVKALADEIKKAQDPEIKTLSGWLTSWGEQVPAADSAQGGHSGHSMSGMMTGEEMDQLSKASGKAFDTAFLQLMVKHHEGAVAMAKTEQSTGKFQPAKDMAAAIISSQSAEITRMNGLLGKN encoded by the coding sequence ATGACCGCCAAGCGTTCCCTGATCCGCCGTACCACCGCGCTGGCCGCGGCAACCACCGCCGCCCTCGTCCTCGCCGCCTGCGGCGGGAAGGCCGACAGCGGCTCCACCCCGCACAACAGCCACGAGGGCACGGCCTCCGCGTCCGCTTCCGCCTCCGCCCAGCCCTCCACCGCGCAGGGCGCGAACAACACCGCCGACACCGCCTTCGCCAAGGGGATGATCCCCCACCACCGGCAGGCGCTGGAGATGGCCGGCCTCGCCGCGACCCGCGCCGAATCGGCCGAGGTCAAGGCGCTCGCCGACGAGATCAAGAAGGCCCAGGACCCGGAGATCAAGACCCTGTCCGGCTGGCTGACCTCCTGGGGCGAGCAGGTTCCCGCCGCGGACTCCGCACAGGGCGGGCACAGCGGCCACTCCATGTCCGGAATGATGACGGGCGAGGAGATGGACCAGCTGTCGAAGGCCTCCGGCAAGGCCTTCGACACCGCCTTCCTCCAGCTGATGGTCAAGCACCACGAAGGCGCCGTCGCCATGGCCAAGACGGAGCAGTCCACCGGGAAGTTCCAGCCCGCCAAGGACATGGCCGCCGCCATCATCAGCTCCCAGAGCGCCGAGATCACCCGTATGAACGGGCTCCTCGGCAAGAACTGA
- a CDS encoding GNAT family N-acetyltransferase, with the protein MVEQTRAAQAGLTGERVRLEPLDHRHHDGLCEAVRDGKLWELAVTHVPHPDDVRGFIADAIEGREAGRESAYATVDLATGRVAGSTRLMMINTEHRRLEIGWTFLGRTWQRTAVNTEAKLLMLTHAFEDLGMNRVELLTDVRNAASRAAIGRLGATEEGIMRGHMVMRDGHVRDTVIYALTRPEWPDAKQALRARLTARPGA; encoded by the coding sequence ATGGTGGAACAGACGAGGGCGGCACAGGCCGGACTGACCGGCGAGCGGGTACGGCTGGAGCCCCTGGACCACCGGCACCACGACGGGCTGTGCGAGGCGGTCCGCGACGGGAAGCTGTGGGAACTCGCGGTGACCCATGTGCCGCACCCGGACGACGTGCGCGGCTTCATAGCCGACGCGATCGAGGGACGCGAGGCCGGCCGGGAGAGCGCGTACGCGACGGTCGACCTGGCCACGGGCCGGGTCGCCGGCTCGACCCGGCTGATGATGATCAACACGGAGCACCGGCGGCTGGAGATCGGCTGGACCTTCCTCGGCCGGACCTGGCAGCGGACGGCCGTGAACACCGAGGCCAAGCTGCTGATGCTCACGCATGCCTTCGAGGACCTCGGGATGAACCGGGTCGAGCTGCTCACCGACGTGCGCAACGCCGCCTCGCGCGCCGCGATCGGCCGCCTCGGCGCGACCGAGGAGGGGATCATGCGCGGGCACATGGTGATGCGCGACGGCCACGTCCGGGACACGGTGATCTACGCGCTCACCCGCCCCGAGTGGCCGGACGCGAAGCAGGCCCTGCGCGCCCGCCTGACGGCCCGTCCCGGGGCCTGA
- a CDS encoding LysR family transcriptional regulator ArgP: MDELPLDQVRTLLAVVDEGTFDAAAAALHVTPSAVSQRVKALEQRTGRVLLMRTKPVRATESGEVVIRFARQLARLERDARAELGMGMADGLGPVRMPIAVNADSLATWFLPALTRVPQQPRICFELHREDESHTTALLREGQVMAAVTSSPDPVAGCTVRALGLARYLPVASPGFAARYLTGEPGRDLREAPVIVFDRRDALQDRFLRTLTGGASGASAARHHVPTSEGYRDAVAAGLGWGLVPQPQAEPLLDTGTLVPLAPGRSLDVPLYWQQWKLDSPALALVARVVAETAMEALLPV; encoded by the coding sequence ATGGACGAGCTTCCCCTGGACCAGGTGCGGACCCTGCTCGCGGTCGTGGACGAGGGCACCTTCGACGCGGCGGCCGCGGCCCTGCACGTGACGCCCTCCGCCGTCAGCCAGCGGGTCAAGGCGCTGGAACAGCGCACCGGGCGGGTGCTCCTGATGCGCACCAAACCGGTGCGGGCGACGGAGTCCGGCGAGGTGGTGATCCGCTTCGCCCGCCAGCTGGCCCGGCTGGAGCGGGACGCGCGCGCCGAGCTGGGGATGGGGATGGCTGACGGGCTGGGCCCGGTCCGGATGCCGATCGCGGTCAACGCGGACTCGCTGGCCACGTGGTTCCTGCCCGCGCTGACCCGGGTGCCGCAGCAGCCGCGGATCTGCTTCGAGCTGCACCGCGAGGACGAGTCCCACACGACGGCGCTGCTCCGGGAGGGCCAGGTCATGGCGGCCGTCACCTCCTCGCCGGACCCGGTGGCCGGGTGCACGGTGCGGGCGCTGGGGCTGGCGCGCTACCTGCCGGTGGCGAGCCCGGGCTTCGCCGCCCGGTACCTGACGGGGGAACCGGGGCGGGACCTGCGCGAGGCCCCGGTGATCGTCTTCGACCGGCGCGACGCCCTCCAGGACCGGTTCCTCCGCACCCTCACCGGGGGCGCCTCGGGAGCCTCGGCCGCGCGTCACCACGTACCGACCTCGGAGGGGTACCGGGACGCGGTGGCCGCCGGCCTGGGCTGGGGGCTGGTGCCGCAGCCGCAGGCGGAGCCCCTGCTGGACACCGGCACGCTGGTACCGCTGGCGCCCGGGCGCTCGCTGGACGTGCCGCTGTACTGGCAGCAGTGGAAGCTGGACTCGCCCGCGCTGGCGCTGGTCGCCCGGGTGGTCGCCGAAACGGCCATGGAGGCGCTCCTGCCGGTCTGA